Proteins encoded by one window of Vigna radiata var. radiata cultivar VC1973A chromosome 5, Vradiata_ver6, whole genome shotgun sequence:
- the LOC106760184 gene encoding uncharacterized protein LOC106760184, with protein sequence MGNCHGSCNYSERFPLGDSSVAVLRRTKNHKGHEVEDTWKADYYSFGKRSCEYELTKTNRSKREEEISISICDHVSNNGKDDVDFHMDMRVEEGLVLANLTLNGPRYLQQLPERKTPMAQGGVFKSSSFLYGRDNDRKGLIVVLRAKRRDNDNELPYMMTVKHYFVSPWCSHGVSLQAKIRSDRSDGGLSFEIEKPYMQSKRELLSIIDGVKGKGWCPNPTISDFPMELSSKSNGNNVPAISFGGKNNSSDAVPAFYTISGKQNITSLISSSGWTEGNYNSSLIFQDCEFYEEAVGTLKRSP encoded by the coding sequence ATGGGAAATTGTCACGGTAGCTGCAATTACTCGGAGCGATTTCCTCTGGGCGATTCTTCCGTGGCTGTATTACGCAGAACTAAGAACCACAAAGGGCATGAAGTTGAGGACACTTGGAAAGCTGATTATTACTCATTTGGAAAGAGAAGTTGCGAATACGAGTTGACCAAAACCAACCGCAGCAAGCGTGAAGAAGAGATATCCATCTCTATCTGTGACCATGTATCAAACAATGGCAAGGACGACGTTGATTTTCATATGGACATGAGAGTGGAAGAAGGTCTTGTTTTAGCAAATCTTACTCTAAACGGACCCAGATACCTGCAGCAACTCCCCGAGAGGAAAACCCCTATGGCGCAAGGTGGGGTTTTCAAGTCCTCCTCCTTCTTATACGGACGTGACAATGACCGAAAGGGTCTTATTGTCGTTTTAAGGGCAAAGAGAAGAGATAACGATAACGAGCTTCCTTACATGATGACTGTAAAGCACTATTTTGTTTCTCCGTGGTGTTCTCATGGCGTCTCTCTTCAGGCCAAGATTCGCAGTGATCGGAGTGATGGAGGTTTGAGTTTTGAGATTGAAAAGCCTTACATGCAGTCCAAACGTGAGTTGTTGAGCATAATTGATGGTGTTAAAGGAAAAGGGTGGTGCCCTAATCCTACTATTTCTGATTTTCCGATGGAGCTTTCCAGCAAAAGTAATGGTAATAATGTCCCTGCCATTAGCTTTGGGGGAAAGAACAATAGTTCAGATGCTGTTCCGGCCTTTTACACCATTAGCGGCAAGCAAAACATCACGTCCCTTATAAGCTCAAGTGGATGGACTGAAGGCAATTATAACAGTTCTCTCATATTTCAGGACTGTGAATTTTATGAAGAAGCCGTTGGTACTCTGAAGAGATCCCCGTGA
- the LOC106760152 gene encoding pentatricopeptide repeat-containing protein At1g63080, mitochondrial-like, whose product MSLPITKSRFCISYSISKFSRFFPNPSSLSSFYSQSPSVDVHDSQPPSDDVQDFVSQFHSMFHMRPVPPINQFQKILGSLAKMKHYSTTISLFKQMELKGIQSNLVILSIIINCLCELGQMRCSFSVLAKILRLGYHPDVIALNTLMRGLCRNSDVKKALTFHDKAVAQGFRFNEVTYGILINGLCKGGETEAAIKLLRIVEGGLCKCNVVMYSPIIDSLFKDNLAKEAYDLVTKMISNKIMPDACIYNIMIHALCKERRIKEAKNVLAVMVKTYVKPTCVTLNILMDWYSLVNEMKSAEHIFNTMTQLKVTPTIISYNIMISGLLKNKRVDEAMNIFQEMPKRNMVPDRVTYNILLDGLCKSGRISNVWDLIDEMHYRNQQPNVITYTCVIHAFCKNYHLDKAFELFKIMMKKGIQPSMHTWNIFIDGMCKGGRLQEAQKIFQYLLIKGYPLNVFCYSTMINGLCKEGLIDEALTLWSKMEDNGCLPDTVTFEIMIRALFEKDEIDKAETFLREMILRGLMT is encoded by the coding sequence ATGTCACTCCCAATAACAAAGTCCAGGTTCTGTATTTCTTATTCCATTTCAAAGTTTTCTCGTTTTTTTCCAAACCCTTCTTCCCTCTCTTCCTTTTACTCTCAGTCTCCTTCAGTTGATGTTCACGACTCTCAGCCTCCTTCAGATGATGTTCAGGACTTCGTCTCCCAATTTCATAGCATGTTTCATATGCGCCCTGTTCCTCCTATCAACCAGTTTCAGAAGATCTTGGGATCTCTTGCAAAGATGAAACACTATTCTACAactatttccctttttaagCAAATGGAGCTCAAGGGAATTCAGAGTAATCTTGTCATTCTCAGCATCATCATCAATTGTTTGTGCGAATTAGGCCAAATGCGCTGCTCTTTCTCTGTTCTTGCCAAGATTCTCAGACTGGGTTATCATCCAGATGTCATAGCCTTAAATACCCTCATGAGAGGTCTCTGTCGTAATAGTGATGTCAAGAAAGCACTTACATTTCATGATAAGGCAGTAGCCCAAGGATTTAGATTTAACGAAGTTACTTACGGGATTTTGATCAATGGCTTGTGCAAGGGAGGAGAAACCGAAGCTGCCATCAAGTTGCTCAGAATAGTAGAAGGCGGATTATGTAAGTGTAATGTGGTAATGTACTCTCCTATTATTGATTCTCTGTTCAAAGATAATCTTGCAAAAGAGGCTTATGATTTGGTTACTAAAATGATATCAAATAAGATCATGCCTGATgcttgtatatataatataatgattcATGCTTTATGTAAAGAAAGAAGGATCAAAGAAGCTAAAAATGTGTTAGCTGTGATGGTAAAAACTTATGTGAAACCTACTTGTGTTACACTTAACATTTTAATGGATTGGTATTCCTTGGTTAACGAGATGAAAAGTGCTGAACACATATTTAATACTATGACCCAACTTAAAGTGACTCCTACCATTATCAGCTACAATATCATGATTAGTGGATTATTGAAGAATAAAAGAGTAGATGAAGCTATGAATATCTTTCAGGAAATGCCTAAGAGGAACATGGTTCCTGATAGAGTGACTTACAATATTCTTTTAGATGGTTTATGCAAATCTGGGAGAATAAGTAATGTTTGGGATCTTATTGATGAGATGCATTATAGAAATCAACAACCAAATGTAATCACTTACACTTGCGTGATACATGCTTTCTGCAAAAACTATCATTTAGACAAGGCATTTGAATTATTCAAGATAATGATGAAAAAGGGAATTCAGCCGAGTATGCACACCTGGAATATATTTATTGATGGAATGTGCAAAGGGGGAAGACTTCAGGAGGCACAAAAGATCTTtcaatatcttttaattaaaggGTACCCattaaatgtattttgttaTAGCACTATGATCAATGGTCTTTGTAAAGAGGGTTTGATTGATGAGGCATTAACCTTATGGTCCAAAATGGAAGACAATGGCTGCTTACCTGATACAGTAACCTTCGAAATAATGATTAGGGCTCTCTTTGAAAAGGATGAGATTGATAAGGCAGAGACATTTCTTCGTGAAATGATATTGAGAGGCTTGATGACATGA
- the LOC106760208 gene encoding outer envelope pore protein 16-2, chloroplastic, with product MNLNTSSNLETRSLLDELCSFDKKGLFDLGHPLLNRILESFVKAAGIGAVQAVSREAFFSAIEGNGTNRGGLPAEVSNTKKNQLPGLRGETSNKSLEAMVKSTGKESLQWGLAAGLYSGLTYGLKEARGAHDWKNSAVAGAITGATLALTLDDSTHEHIVQCAITGAAISTAANLLTGIF from the exons ATGAATCTCAACACGAGCAGTAACTTGGAGACTCGGTCTCTTCTTGATGAGCTCTGTAGCTTCGACAAGAAAGGACTCTTCGATCTTGGACACCCTCTTCTCAACCGCATCCTTGAGAGCTTCGTCAAAGCTGCTGGA ataGGAGCGGTTCAAGCTGTGTCCCGCGAGGCTTTCTTCTCTGCTATTGAAG GTAACGGGACAAATAGGGGCGGTTTGCCTGCAGAAGTTTCAAATACGAAGAAAAATCAGTTGCCAGGTCTTAGAG GAGAGACCAGTAACAAATCTCTTGAGGCCATG GTGAAGAGCACGGGCAAAGAGTCCTTACAATGGG GACTAGCTGCAGGATTGTATTCAGGTCTCACTTATGGGTTGAAGGAAGCTCGTGGAGCTCATGACTGG AAAAATAGCGCAGTTGCGGGAGCAATCACAGGGGCGACCCTTGCCCTTACATTGGATGATTCCACCCATGAACATATTGTGCAATGTGCTATCACAGGAGCAGCTATCTCCACTGCCGCTAATCTTCTCACTGGGATTTTCTAA